Genomic DNA from Neisseria lisongii:
CTGGCGGGAGGGGGTTAGGGGAAGGGTGGCTTGCTGCGTTGCCGTATCTTTTGATTATTCCACTGCATTCTAGCCTAAATCTCTTTTAAAATCATAAATATAATGAACACTGATACCCAAAATGTCCCTACTGTCAAATGTCCGACCTGCCGCACTGCCGTCCACTGGAATGCCGACAGCCCTTACCGCCCGTTTTGCAGCCGCCGCTGCAAGCTAATTGACTTGGGTGAATGGGCAAACGAGCGTTACAGCGTTGCCGCCGAAGAAGACGACAGCCTGTCTGACCTGCTCGAACGATAAGGCCGTCTGAAAAATGAATGGCGCAAATCTCTGCGAAGCGAAAACATCTTCCACTCTGCGTGGGGTGGCGGCTGCCGTGTTGTCCAACGGTTTGTTTTCCATTCTGTTTTTATACAGCATGTGGATGCAGCCTTTGAGCGGCACCGATGTTTTCGCATGGCGCATGATCGGTATGCTGTTTGCCCTGCTGGCGCTGATGAGTTTGAGCAGAAGCTGGGGTGCGGCACGCTCGTTTGCGGCCGGTTTGGGCATGAATCTGCGCAACTGGCTGCCGCTGCTGCTGACCACGCCGATTATCGCCAGCCAGTTGTGGCTGTTTATGTGGGCGCCGGTCAATGGCGAAGGAATTAACGTGGCGATGGGCTATTTTCTGTTTCCGCTGGCGATGATGCTGGCGGGGCGAATCTGGCTGAAAGAACGCCTCAACCGCCTGCAAAGCTGCGCCGTGTTGCTGGCGGCGGCGGGCGTGGGCTGGCAACTGGTGCATTCGGGGGCATTTTCATGGGCAACGCTGTGGGTGTGCGGCACTTATCCGGTTTACTATCTGCTGCGCCGCCGTTTCGGGATTCCTTCGTTAATCGGGCTGACCATTGATTTGGCGCTGATTGCGCCCTGTATGCTGGTTTATATTCTGTTGTCATCCGAGAGCCTTGCCGTGATTGCCGCCCACCCGCAGCTCGCCGTATGGATTGTGCTGCTCGGCATCAACAGCGCCTTGGCGATGTATTTGAATCTGCAGGCAAACCAAATGCTGCCGGTGGTGATTTTCGGCATGTTGAGCTATCTTGAACCGATTTTGTTATTTGTTTTATCGGTGGTTTTGTTAAACGAAACCGTCAGCAGCCAAGATTGGATAGGTTATGGCCTGATTTGGTCGGGACTATGCCTGTTGCTGCTGCAAGGGCTGCTCTACGGTATCAGGCAACGGTGTACAAATAACCATGCCGTCTGAAAATGCGTTTTCAGACGGCATCTGATTCTCAAACAATACATTGATTTAAATTGTGGATTTATTACAATATTCCCCGTTGAGTGGTTCAACAAGCGGAAACGCCCACCGTTTCCGATGGGCGCTCACAGAGGAAAATGAAATGAATACCACAACTATTCAAATCATTATCTTTCTGGTTCTGATGTTGGTAAGCGTATCGGCTTACTAAGAACCTGAAAGACGGGGTTGGCGGTAGCAGCCGCTGCCCCGATTCCTCAATCTTACAAAATTCTCTGCCCAAGCGCAAGAAAATCACAATTTATCTGCTGGTTAGAGTGGATTGGCTCTATAGTGAATTAACCAAAAAATATAGTGGATTAACTTAATAAACCACACTGTGAAACTTTTCATTGCCCACTGAAAATATGCCGTCTGAAAATGCGTTTTTCAGACGGCATACTGATTAAAAAACGTTCAACCTTTATTCAAAGGCTGTTTGTTTTCCCCTTCTCTGCGCAATTCTTTGGGCAACACAAACACAATGCTTTCATCTTCGCCGCTGCCTTCCAGCAGCGTTTCGTGTCCCCAACCCTGAATGGCGGCAACCACTTCCCGTACCAATACTTCCGGTGCTGAAGCGCCGGCGGTGATGCCGACCTGACGTTTGCCGGCAAACCATTGCGGCTGCAAACCGGTGGCATTGTCCACCATGTAAGCGTCCACGCCCCGCAGCGCAGCCACTTCCCGCAAGCGGTTGCTGTTGGACGAATTGGGCGAACCGACCACAATCACGATATCGCATACCGCCGCCAAATCTTTGACCGCTTTTTGGCGGTTGGTGGTGGCATAGCAGATGTCTTCACGGTGCGGATTGCGGATATTGGGGAAACGGCGGTTCAGCGCTTCGATAATGTCTTTGGTTTCATCAACCGAAAGCGTGGTTTGGCTGACATAAGCCAGCTTGTCGGGGTCGGCAACCTGCAGTGCCGCCACATCTTCCGGCACTTCCACCAGCAGCATTTTCCCCGGCGGAAGCTGCCCCATTGTGCCTTCCACTTCCACATGGCCTTTATGCCCGATCATGATGATTTGATAGCCCTGATCGTTCAAACGTTCCACTTCTTTATGAACTTTGGTAACCAGCGGGCAAGTCGCATCAAATACCCGAAAACCCCGCTGCGCCGCTTCCTGCTGCACCGCTTTGGACACGCCGTGCGCCGAATAAATCAGCGTGGCACCAACCGGCACATCGGCCAAATCTTCGATAAACACCGCCCCTTTGGCACGCAGATTATCGACCACAAATTTATTGTGTACCACCTCATGGCGTACATAAATCGGGGCGCCGAACTGTTCCAATGCCCGCTCGACAATGCTGATGGCACGATCCACTCCCGCACAAAAGCCGCGTGGATTGGCCAGCATAATGGTTTTTCCCGTCATCTTCTTTCTCCCGCCGCTTATGCCGTTTTCTTATTGCGGATGCCGTCCAACACCAGCAACACTGCGCCGACGCAGATAAAACTGTCGGCGACGTTAAATGCCGGATAAAACCAGTTTTGCCAGTAAAACAGCAGAAAATCCACCACATGCCCGTAGAGCAGGCGGTCGATAACATTGCCGAATGCGCCGCCGACAATCATCGCCGCCCCGATTTTTCCCCAGCGGGCAAAATCATCGCGGATAACGGCACGAATCAGATAGCCGCTGATCAACACCGCCAGCAGCAGGAAAAAAAACTTCTGCCAGCCGCCCTGATCCGCCAAAAAGCTGAACGCCGCACCGGGATTGAACACCAGCGTCAAATCAAAAAAATCAGGGATAATGTTCAAACGCTCCTGATATTGGAAATTCGCCAATACCGCCAACTTGGTTGCCTGATCGAGAATCACCGCCGCCACGGCCAGCAGCAAATAAGGAATTTTGGATAAAGTCATTTTTCAGACGGCCTCTGAAGCAAAGAAAACGCTTATTTTACCCCAAAGCAGCCTGACGTGCCGATTTACGGGGTAAATTTGCGTTGTGGGGGTACGGTAAATCAACCGAAAAATAGACACCGCAGCGAGCCACCCTTCCCCTAACCCCTTCCCGCCAGCGGGACGGGGAACGGTGTGCAGCGTGCTTGCCTAAGCAGGCACGTGTTCTTTAAATTCCACATGAAAGCCGTCTGAAAACGAGTAAAGCGAGTTTCTGTGAAGCTGAAATCAGATTTTCAGACGGCTTCGACATAAAACTCACAGAACGGGTGCGTGCTTTGGCTCGCACCCTTGTATATCCAACTTCCAGTATCATAACAAGCAACACCCGCCCGGCCGCCACCCGTGCGCACCCAAGGTTCAACAACCGCTGTGTAGCTTAGGGAAGCCGGGCAACCCATCAACACAACCGGACAGTTGCCCGACAACACAACCGAATGCAAGACAGGTTTATGATGAGTACCCAAAACTACGGCGGTATCGACATCGCCAAACGAAACTTCGTTATCGGCATCACGTCTTGTATATCCAACTTCCAGTATCATAACAAGCAACACCCGCCCGGCCGCCACCCGTGCGCACCCAAGGTTCAACAACCGCTGTGTAGCTTAGGGAAGCCGGGCAACCCATCAACACAACCGGACAGTTGCCCGACAACACAACCGAATGCAAGACAGGTTTATGATGAGTGCCCAAAACTACGACGGTATCGACATTGCCAAACGAAACTTCGTTATCGGCATCACGTCTTCCAAAAAGACCAAAACCGAGACCAACAACCAAAAAGGCTTTCTCCACACCATCGAATACCTGAAAAAACATCAGGCCTCACTGGTTGTGATGGAAAGCACCGGCGGACTGGAAATCCCATTGGCCAAAGCACTGCACCGGGCAGGATTCAAAGTCATCATTGCCAATCCCCGTCAGACGCACCAATTCGCACAGTCGCAATCACTCACCAAAACCGATGCGGCCGATGCCAAAATGTTGGCGTTTTACGCACAGGTAATCACACAAAAGCCCGATTGGGAACGGCAGCTCTATACGCCGCCGAGTGAGGCAGAAGAAATCCTCGAAGCCTTAATCAGCCGCCGCACTCAACTGGTTGAAATGCGCAGTGCCGAAAAAAACCGTTTGCAGCAGGTACATGAAACACAGATTCAAAGTGTTGAAGCACTGATCGCACATTTCGACATACTGATTGCTGCTTTGGACAAACAGATCGAAGAACATAACGACACTCATTTTGGCGACAAAAGCAGTCTGCTGCAAAGCATCAAAGGTATCGGCCCGACTACTGCGGCGACCTTATGTGCGATGTTGCCGGAATTGGGCAAAGTATCGCATAAACAGATTGCCGGTTTGGTAGGTGTCGCCCCTTATGTGAAAGAAAGCGGCACAATGAAGTTTAAAAGCCGCTGTTTCGGCGGGCGCAGTGCTGTACGCAAAACGCTGT
This window encodes:
- the lspA gene encoding signal peptidase II, which produces MTLSKIPYLLLAVAAVILDQATKLAVLANFQYQERLNIIPDFFDLTLVFNPGAAFSFLADQGGWQKFFFLLLAVLISGYLIRAVIRDDFARWGKIGAAMIVGGAFGNVIDRLLYGHVVDFLLFYWQNWFYPAFNVADSFICVGAVLLVLDGIRNKKTA
- the yacG gene encoding DNA gyrase inhibitor YacG; translation: MNTDTQNVPTVKCPTCRTAVHWNADSPYRPFCSRRCKLIDLGEWANERYSVAAEEDDSLSDLLER
- the rarD gene encoding EamA family transporter RarD; translation: MNGANLCEAKTSSTLRGVAAAVLSNGLFSILFLYSMWMQPLSGTDVFAWRMIGMLFALLALMSLSRSWGAARSFAAGLGMNLRNWLPLLLTTPIIASQLWLFMWAPVNGEGINVAMGYFLFPLAMMLAGRIWLKERLNRLQSCAVLLAAAGVGWQLVHSGAFSWATLWVCGTYPVYYLLRRRFGIPSLIGLTIDLALIAPCMLVYILLSSESLAVIAAHPQLAVWIVLLGINSALAMYLNLQANQMLPVVIFGMLSYLEPILLFVLSVVLLNETVSSQDWIGYGLIWSGLCLLLLQGLLYGIRQRCTNNHAV
- a CDS encoding IS110 family transposase, with the translated sequence MQDRFMMSAQNYDGIDIAKRNFVIGITSSKKTKTETNNQKGFLHTIEYLKKHQASLVVMESTGGLEIPLAKALHRAGFKVIIANPRQTHQFAQSQSLTKTDAADAKMLAFYAQVITQKPDWERQLYTPPSEAEEILEALISRRTQLVEMRSAEKNRLQQVHETQIQSVEALIAHFDILIAALDKQIEEHNDTHFGDKSSLLQSIKGIGPTTAATLCAMLPELGKVSHKQIAGLVGVAPYVKESGTMKFKSRCFGGRSAVRKTLYMAAMVAAHYEPRIKDFYQRLRLRGKPYKVAVTACMRKLLTILNAMMRDRLAAVSAV
- the ispH gene encoding 4-hydroxy-3-methylbut-2-enyl diphosphate reductase: MTGKTIMLANPRGFCAGVDRAISIVERALEQFGAPIYVRHEVVHNKFVVDNLRAKGAVFIEDLADVPVGATLIYSAHGVSKAVQQEAAQRGFRVFDATCPLVTKVHKEVERLNDQGYQIIMIGHKGHVEVEGTMGQLPPGKMLLVEVPEDVAALQVADPDKLAYVSQTTLSVDETKDIIEALNRRFPNIRNPHREDICYATTNRQKAVKDLAAVCDIVIVVGSPNSSNSNRLREVAALRGVDAYMVDNATGLQPQWFAGKRQVGITAGASAPEVLVREVVAAIQGWGHETLLEGSGEDESIVFVLPKELRREGENKQPLNKG